The genomic window ATTGGCCAAACAGGACCTGAACTACGTGGTCGGCTTCCTCGGCGCACTGCACGCCGGTACCATTGCCGTCCCGCTGTTCGCGCCCGAGGCCAGCCAGCACGGCGACCGGCTGGTGAACGCGCTCGCCGACTGCACACCCGAGGTCTGGCTGACCGGACACGGCACTGTGGACACGCTGCGTGGGCTCGCCGACGAGGCCCCGGTGCCGATGCCGAAGCAGATCATCGCGGTGGACGCCATCGACGAGAAGATCGGGGACGGTTTCCAGGCGCCTTCGCTGGACCTCGCCGAGCCCGCGTACCTCCAGTACACCTCGGGTTCGACCCGCACGCCGGCCGGCGCGGTGATCACCCACCGCGCGGTGGTCAGCAACACCTGGCAGGGCGGAACGGCATTCCACGTCGACGAGTCCTGGACCTGCGCGGGATGGATCCCGTTCTTCCACGACATGGGGCTGATTCAGCTACTGACCATTCCGGTACTGTTCGGTGCTCACTCCGTGTTCATGTCCCCGTTCGACTTCATCATGCGGCCGGCGCGTTGGCTGCGGCAGATGTCGGGCTACCCGAATGTCTTCGCGGCCGCCCCCAACTTCGCGTTCGAGTACGCCGCACGAAAGGTGAAGGATGCCGACCGGCAAGACCTGGACCTTTCCGGTGTACGTGCGGTGATCAATGGCAGCGAGCCGGTACGGGCCACGACAATCGCCGGTTTCCAGGAGGCATTCGGGCCCTACGGTTTTCCCGCCTCGGCGCACCGGCCATCCTACGGCCTTGCCGAGGCCACGGTGTTCGTCACCAACACCCGGGAGGAGGGCCCCACGGTCACCTCTTTCGACCGTGCCGCGCTCGCCGGCGACCGCGCGGTGCCGGTGCCGCCGGGGACCGAGGGCGCGCTGGAACTGGTGGCCGCGGGCAAACCGCATGCCCAGCTCGTGCGGATCGTCGACCCGCACACGCGCACGGTGCGAGCGGACGGTGCCGTCGGTGAGGTCTGGATCCACGGCCCGAACGTGGCCGACGGCTACTGGCGGCAGTCGGGCGGTGAGATCGCCCAGCGCAGCGAGGACACCTTCGGCGGGTCCCTCGCCGACCCGCCGGAAGGCACCCCGGGCGCGCGCTGGCTGTGCACGGGGGATCTCGGGGTGATCCACGACGGCCTGCTCTACATCACCGGCCGGATCAAGGACCTGATCATCATCGACGGCAAGAACCACTACCCGCAGGACATCGAGGTCACCGTGCAGGAGGCGCACCCGGCGATCCGCCGGGACCACGTCGCGGCCTTCGCGGTCACCACTGAGTCGGGCGAGGAGGGCGCCGCGGTGGTGGCGGAGTACCACGCCCGCAACGGCGAGGACGAGCTCGATCCCGCCGAGGTGACCAAGGCCGTACGCAGGGCGGTTTCCGCCAAGCACGACGTCAAGCTACGCGGGTTCGAGCTGGTCCGGCCGGGGAGTGTGCTGCGCACCTCGAGCGGCAAGATCGCGCGCGCCGCCACCAGGGAGAAGTTCTGGTCCGACAGTAGCGGTACCGGCACTGGGGGTGCGTAACACCGATGAGCGAGCCGGACATCAGCACCGACGAGCTGCGGCGCTGGCTCGTCGAGCACGTCGCCGAGGCGGCCGAGGTCGACGAGGTCGAGATCGACATCCACCTGCCGCTGGACGAGTACGGGCTCTCCTCCCGGGATGCCGTCGCGCTGTCGGGTGCGCTGGAGGAGCTGCTCGACCGCACGCTCCCGACCACCCTGTTGTGGGACCACCCCACCATCGACCGGCTCGCCATCGCACTCACCGGAACGGGGGAGCCGAGCCTGCCGCCGCCGGTGCTGGCCCAGCCGCGACCCGAGGTCGATGCCACGCACGCCACGGACCCCGAGGACGCGATCGCGGTCATCGGGCTCGGCTGCCGGCTGCCCGGCGGGGTACACGGCCCGGAACAGTTCTGGACCTTGCTCACCGAGGGCAAGGACGCGATCACCGAGGTGCCACCGGATCGCTGGGCCGATTTCGGGGACCCGCCGGAAGATGTCACTCGAAAGGGTGGATTCCTGGAGGACATCGCCGGCTTCGACGCGACCTTCTTCGGCATCAGCCCCCGAGAGGCCGCCCGGATGGACCCGCAGCAGCGGATACTGCTCGAGGTCGGCTGGGAGGCGCTGGAGCACGCGGGCATCGCGCCGGGCTCGCTGCGCGGCAGTGACACCGGTGTGTTCGTCGGAATCAGCGGCACCGAGTACGGCGCCCAGTCCCTCGCCGACCTTTCCGGGGTGGACGCCTGGGTGGGCACCGGCGCGGCGCTGAGCATCGCCGCGAACCGGCTGTCCTACGTGCTGGACCTGCGCGGTCCCAGCATGGCCGTGGACACCGCATGCTCCTCCTCGCTGACCTCGATGCACCTCGCCGTGCAGAGCCTGCGCTCGGGAGAGAGTGGGCTCGCCCTTGTCGGTGGCGCCAACCTGCTGCTCGGCCCAGGGATCACCGCGAACTTCGACCAGATGGGGATCAGCTCGGCGGACGGCAGGTGCAAGCCCTTCTCCGCCGACGCGGACGGCATCTGCCGGGCCGAGGGCGCGGGCATGGTCGTGCTCAAGCGGCTGTCCGAGGCGCGCGCCGACGGCGACCGGGTGCTGGCCGTGGTGCGCGGGTGTGCCGCCAACTCCGACGGCCGCTCGAACGGGCTCACCGCGCCGAATCCCGAAGCCCAGCAGGCCTTGCTGCGCGCCGCCTACCGGCAGGCCGGGGTGGCGCCCGCCGAGGTGGACTACGTCGAGGCACACGGCACCGGAACACTGCTCGGCGACCCCATCGAGGCCCGTGCGCTGGGTGCCGTGCTCGGCGCAGACCGGCGGGCCGACCGGCCGCTGCTGATCGGCTCGGTGAAGAGCAACCTCGGGCACCTCGAGGCGGCGGCCGGGATCATCGGCCTGATGAAGGTGGTGCTCGCCCTGCACCACCGGCGAATCCCGGCCAGCGTCAACTACTCGGCGCCGAACCCGCATATCGAGTTCGCCGAGCTCGGGTTGGACGTGGCCGATGCCGCCGCCCCGTGGCCAACGGCGACCGGAGCGCTCGCCGGGGTGTCCGGCTTCGGTTTCGGCGGTTCGAACGCGCACGTGGTGCTACAGCAGGTCCAGGAGGAGCCACGATCGCAGACCGCCCCCGCTCCGGCGCGGCGGCGCTTCCTGCTCGGAGCACCCGACGGGGAACGCCTCGCGACCAAGGCGCGGGAGCTCGCGGGCTGGCTCGCCGGCCCGGAAGGATCCGCCGCGCGGCCCGCGGATCTGCGGCACACCCTCGCGCGCAGGCTGGACGGCCAGTACCGGGCCGCGGTGGTGGCCGGCGCGGGCAGCGAGTTGATCGAAGGGCTGACCGCGCTCGCCGAAGGCGTGGACTCCCCCGCCGCCGTGGCCGGGGTGCGGCCGAGCACGGGCCGCGGGCCGGTGTTCGTGTTCTCCGGGCACGGTTCCCAGTGGGCCGGCATGGGTCGCCGGCTGCTCGCCGAGGAGCCGGTGTTCGCCGAGGCCATCGACCGGCTCGACCCGCTGATCGAGGCGGCGTCGGGCTACTCGCTGCGGGCGGACCTGCGCGCCGGGGTCGAGGCCGGCACGATGGACCACGTCCAGCCGCTGGTGTTCGGCATCCAGGTCGCGCTGGCCGAGCTGTGGCGTTCCTACGGTGTTCGGCCGGCCGCGGTGATCGGCCACTCCTTCGGCGAGGTCTCCGCCGCGGTGGTCGCGGGTGCGATCTCCGAGGCCGACGGCGCGAGGATCGTGGCCCTGCGTTCCCGGTTGCTCGCCTCACTGGCGGGCGACGGTGCGATGGCCCTGCTCGAGGTGGGCGCCGAGGAGGCGGCCGAGCTGGTCTCCGGACTGTCTGATGTGGACGTCGCCGTGCTGTCCGCGCCGAACCAGACGGTCGTGGCCGGGCGCGCCGCCACCGTTCGGCGCCTGGTATCCGATGTGGAGTCACGCGGACTGCTTGGCAAGTTGGTCAAGCTGGATGTCGCCGCGCACTCCCCGATCGTCGATTCGGTCACCGGGACCCTCGCCGAGGGCCTCACCGGCCTGGTGCCGGGACGAGCGGAGGTCGACTTCTACAGCACCGCGTTACCGGACCCGCGCGAGATGCCCTCCTTCGGCCCGAGCTACTGGGCGGCCAACCTGCGCCGGCCGGTCCGGTTCGCCGGTGCGGTGGCCGCCGCGGTCGCCGACGGGTACGGCACCTTCGTCGAGGTGTCGCCGCATCCGGTGCTGCGGCACGCGCTCGCCGACAACGCCGCCCCGCTGGTGTTGTCCACCTTGCGGAACTCGCCGGACGAGACCACGCATTTCCACCGGCAGCTCGCCGAGCTGGAACTGACCGGGCAACACACGGCCACGGAAGCGGGCGGGGGCCTGGTCGACCTGCCCCGCACCTCGTGGCGACACCGGCCGTACTGGCTGCCGCCGGCGACGGGCGCGGCGCCGTCCGGTCAACACCCGCTGCTCGGCCCGCATATCGAGTTGCCGGAGGACACCCGGCACGTCTGGCGTGCGGACCTCGGCACCGCGGCGCAACCCTGGTTGTCCGAGCACGAGTTGGACGGCAGGCCGGTGTTGCCGGGGGCAACCTACGTCGAGCTGGCCTGCGCCGCCGCGCGCACGGTGTTCGACGTCGCCGTGGAACGGGTCACCGTGCGGGGGCTGACCATGCACCAGCCGCTCTCCCTCGCCGAGCACACCCCGGTCACCACCACGCTGGCCCCGGCGGGCACCGATCGTGGCGCGGTCTCCGTGCACACCAAGGCGGCCGACGGCACCTGGCAGTTGCACGCGACGGCCGAGGTGAGTATTGCCGAGGGCACCACGGTGGACGGGTACATCTCCGATGTGGACGATCACGAGTTCAGCTCGTTCCCTGTTGCCGAGCTCTACCGGCGAATGGGCACGATCGGCCTGCACTACGGGCCGGCGCTCACCGGGCTACGCGCGGTACGGGTGAGCCGCAAAGCCTCCGACGGCAGGGTTCGTGCCGTCGCCGAGATCGAGCTGCCGGAGTCGGCGAGCAGGCACCCCGCCCTGCGCCTGCACCCTGCGCTGCTGGACGCGTGCCTGCAGGCCTTCGCGGGCGCGTTGGTCGACCCGCGGGCCGACACGGTGGACGCGGTCTACATGCCGATGGAGTTCGGCAGCGTCCGGGCCTTCGGCGACCTCCGCCGGGGCGCGCTGGTGCACGTTTCGGTGACCGCGCCGGCCGAGCGGGCGGCGGGCCTGCTCGGGGAGTTGCACCTGGTGGACGCCGAGGGCAGGGTGCTGCTCGAGGCCGACGAGGTGTTCCTGCGCCGGATCGGCCGCACCGAGCTCTCCGCGCCGCTGACCGACCGGCTGCTGGAGACGAGCTGGCGGCCGGCCGCGCTGTCCGGTGTGGACTCAAAGCCGGAGAAGCTCCTGCTGCTGCCCGGTTCCGGCACCGAACCGCTCGCCGAAGCGGTCACCGCCCGCGCCGGGTTCGAGGTCCGGCAGGCCGAGCGCGTCGATCCGGACGAGCGGGCCGATTCGGTGGCGTTCCTGCTGCCGCGTGGCGGCGAGGACGGGCTCGGCGCGCTGGCCGACACCGAACGCGTCGTACTGGAGATCTCCGAGGCCGTCCGCATCCTCGCCGAGGGCGGTACGCGCCCGGCACGGCTGTGGCTGGTCACCTCCGGCGCGGCCGCCGTCACCGGCGCCGAGGCAGGACGGCCGGCACAGGCCGCGCTACGCGGGCTGGTCCGGGTGCTCACCTACGAGCACCCCGAGCTGCGGGCGACCCTGGTCGACCTGGACCCCGAGGCCACGGCGGCGGACAACGCGCGCACGCTGCTGGCCGAGCTCGGCGGCGGGATCGAGGACGAGGTGGCCTGGCGCGCCGGGGAACGGCACACGCTCCGGCTGGATCGGGTTCCGTCCGTGTCGCCGGTGCGGGATGCGCCCGTGGCCGCTGCGGACGGCGGTTACGTGCTCACCGGCGGCCTCGGCGGCCTCGGGTTGCTGCTCGCCCACTGGCTCGCCGGGCACGGCGCGGGCAGGGTCGTGCTGAACGGGCGCTCCGAGCCGGGCGCGGCGGCGCGCGAGGAGATCGAGCGGATCCGCGAGCTCGGCACCGAGGTCGCGGTGGTACGCGGGGATATCGCCGAGCCGGGCGTCGCCGAACGCCTGCTCGAGGCCGCGAGTAGGAACGGCAGGCGGCCACGCGGGGTGATCCATGCCGCCGCGGTCTTCGACGACCGCACCACGAGCAGGCTCGACCCGGACACGCTGCACCGCTCGTGGCAGGCCAAGGCCTACGGCGCGTGGCGACTGCACGAGGCCAGCCGGGAGCTGGACCTGGACTGGTGGATCGGGTTCTCCTCGGCCGCCGCCCTGCACGGGCTGCCTGGCCAGCCCGCCTACGCCACCGCGAATGCTTACCTGGACGCGCTCGCCGCGCTGCGCAGGGCTGAAGGGCTGCCGGGCTGCACGGTGTCCTGGGGGACCTGGGCCGAGGTCGGCGCGGCCGCGGGGCTGGAGGTCCCGTGGCTGCACGCGATCGACCCGGCCGAAGGGCTCGCCGCGCTGGAGGCGGTGCTGGCGGCCGAGCGGGTCGGTACCGGCGCCCTGCGGCTGAACACGCCGAAGCTGGTCGAGGCCTTCCCGCACCTGGTGGAGTCGCCGTTCTTCGGCGAGTTGCTCGCGGGCGAGGCCCAGGCCTCCCCGGACGGGGACTCCGCATCCGCTGCCGACTGGGCCGGCCTGGCCACCCTGCGAACGCTCGAACCGGCCACGGCGCGGGCGATGGCCTCCACCCAGCTACGGGCCAGGATCGCCTCGGTGCTCGGTTTCCAGCCGGACAAACTGGACCCGGCCACGCCACTGGCCGCGCTCGGCGTGGACTCGCTGCTGGCCGTGCGCATCCGCAACGCCGTGCAGCACGACTTCGAGCTGGCGCTGCCGGTGTCACTGATGCTGCGTGGGGCGTGCGCGGCCGAGGTCGAGGAATGGCTGTTCGGTGAGCTGGGCATCGAGGACGCGGCCGCCCCCGCTCGGACGGCGGAGCCGGCACTCGTCCCGCCGCGAGACGCCGCGGAGCGGTTGGTCGCCAGCGCGTGGGGGGAGGTGCTCGGCATCGACGTCGGCGTGACACAGGACTTCTACGGCATCGGCGGCAACCGGCAGAAGGCCGAGGAGGTCACCGCGCTGCTGGTCGAGCGAAGCGGGCGGGAGCTGACCATCTCGGAGCTGTTCGAGCACCCGACGGTCGAGCGGATCGCCCAGCATCTGCGCGAGGACGAACCCGCGGGCGGCTCGCCGGTGCGGGTGCTGCGCGAGCATGGCGACCGGACGCCACTGTTCCTGTTCCACCCGGGCGGCGGGGACACGGCCGTGTATCACCAGCTCGTACACCTGCTGGACACCGAGATGCCGGTATACGGTTTCGACCGGATCGACGGAGTCGCCAGCGTCGAGGATCGGGTGACGCACTACCTGCCCGAGCTGCGGGCGATCCAGCCCCACGGGCCGTACCGCGTCGCCGGGTGGTCGTTCGGTGGGTTCCTCGCCTACGAGATGGCGCAGCAGTTGCGCCGGGCAGGCGAGGAGGTCGAGTTGCTCGCGATGATCGACTCGATCCTGCCGTTGCCCAACGACACCGGGCTGACCGAGGTGGAACTGCTGGAGAAGCGGTTCGAGCGGTTCGAGGAGTTCCTCGAGACGAGCTACGGCCGGCGGGTGTCGTTGCCGTACGAGCGGCTGGCCCGGCTCGACGATGAGGGCCAGGTACAGCTGCTGATCGACACCATGCTGGCCGAGGGCATCGTGAACAGTGCGGTGAGTGACGCGATCCTGCACCACCAGCGCACCTCCTTCCTGGACGCGCGCTCGCTCGAACACTATGTACCGGCGCGTTACCCGGGCAGGGTGACTTTCTTCAGTGCCGCGGACCTGGTGCCGGGAGGATTGCGCGACCAGCGGTTCGACCGCACCGATCCGGCCCGCGGCTGGGACGCCGTATGCCCGGACATCGAGGTGATCAGCGTTCCGGGACACCACCTCTCGCTGCTCGATCCGCCCAATGTGGACCTGATCGGGAAGCACCTGGACCACCTGCTGGCCAAGGTCGAGCAGGCCGTGCGGAGTGCCGGATGAGCGAACTGACCGTGCTCGAGGACGGTACGTCGTCGGCAGGCAAGGTCCGCGAGCTACGGTTGTTCTCTCCCGCCGTGGGCAGGGAGGTCGGAGTCACCCTGCTCACCCCGCCGGGTTGGGAGCCGGGCGGGCATCGCGGCCATCCGGTGCTGTACCTGCTGCACGGTTCCTCGGACGACCACCACAGCCTGGTACGGCACACCGAGGTCGCGCGGCTGGCCGAGCGCGGCAACATGCTGGTGGTGATCCCGGAGGCGGGCAGGCTGGGGTTCTACACCGACTGGCAGGTACCCGACCGCCTCGGCACCGTGCCCCGCTGGGAAACGTTCCACCTCGGCGAGTTGCTGCCGCTGCTGGAGCGCGAGTACGGCGCCGGTGAGGTACGGATGGCCGCGGGACTGTCCATGGGCGGGTACGGCGCGCTGCGGTACGGAATGCGGCATCCCGGCATGTTCCGCGCCGTGGCCTCGTTGAGCGGATTGATGCACCTGACCCGCCGCGGGATGGCAGCGCTGCTGGGCCTGCTGTCCCTGCGCGAGGGCATGCGCCCCGGCCGGGTCTGGGGCCCACGACGCCGGTGTCCCGAAGCCTGGGCCGCCAACGATCCGTTCGTGCGTGCGGACGCGTTGGCCTCGACCCCGGTGTACCTGGCGGCCGGCGACGGCAGCAGGCTGCCAGGTGACCAGTTCGTCGCCGGGATGGGCCTGGTTGAGCGGTATTCCCGGGCGATGACCGAGGATCTGGCCGAACGCCTGCATGCCATGGGCACGCGGGTAACCACTCGGTACACCACCGGCATCCACTTCTGGCCCACCTGGCGACGCATGATCGAGGACTTCTGGCCGTACGCCCAGGACGTACTGCGCGACTGAGCCACAGCGCCGTTCCTCAGAAGGTGGGATGAGGGGTTCGGGTGGACTCTGGTGGATGTCCCCGTGGGGGTGGTGATGGTGGTGGACACCCCGTCCTCCTGGTGCACCAGGTCCAGCGACCGCTGCTCCCGCGGCGCCCACGCCCGATCCTGGTCAATCTCCCCCGCCCGAAACGCCGCCAGGGTGCACGGCAACCGACTCGACGGAAGCGCTCAGCGCTTGAGCGTGAAGGTGAAGTCGCCGGAGAGCTTGCCGCTCAGCCGGACTGCCGAAACGAGTTTCCCCTCCGTGATCAGCCTCTCCACCTCGGCCCGCGAAAGACCGCAACCTTCGGCGATCAGTCGCACCGGCCGGACAGGGATCCGCGCCGCAAAGCGGACCGCGACGTCGATCACCTCGCGGTCCGGGTGGTCCCATCCGCCGGTGTCGAGGCGCCAGGCGTCGTCCCAGTCGAGGGCGATGCGATTACGGCGCCGTACGACCGGATCCTGGAGCAGCTCAGCTGTCAGGCCAGGGTCGTTGTCATGCAGCCGGTCCAGCAGCTCAGATCGTACGGAGCGCACATTCATCCGCTCCAGGACCGTGAGCTTCGCAGTTTCCCCGCAAGCGGTACAGAGCGCGAGGAGCCAGGCGTCGATGAGCTTCTGGTTTGCGTTGACGCGAAATTTGCCGCTTGCCCGGCGGCGCACGCGTGGCAACGGCGGCGAACGAGCGGCAGGCGGGTGGGCACGACCGCCCAGTTTTTGAGCATAGAAGTACACCGGTTCAGTGAGAAGTCCGCAGCAGAAGGAGCGCCGCACATGCGCGACGTGCGACAAGTCAGCGCTCGGGAGGTCTCACAGGGTGTACAACGGCGCGTCCTTGGACTAGACGACTTTGGTCGGCAGCATGGTATGGCGCACAGCGGCGCTTGTTCCACTGGTTTTCGAGTGCGTCACCGCCAGGTTCCTGAGCCTGTCGATCGTCCGCTCGACCTCGCTCCGACGCTTGTGATCGGGGCGGGTGCGAGGATGTGCGTCGCCCCACTGCCCTGGTGCGATCATCCCGCCGATCACGCCCCCTCAACCGCCCCCGCGAACAGCAAACTCGCCAGCATGAATGGCCAACACGGTGACGTGAGCAGCAAACACGACGGGGTTGGGTTACGGGTTCCAGTCCGGGTGCTCGAGGGCGTACTCGACCTCCCCGTGCTCGCTGCCCTCGATGGGTTCCGGCCAGTCCTGGTGAAAGGTCCGCACGTACCGCAAGCCCGCCTTCTCCAGTACGCGCCGGGAAGCGAGGTTGACCGCCATCGTCCGGGCATATGTCCGCCATACGTCCAGTTCGGTGAAACCCTTGCGCACCAATGCCCGTGCGCCCTCGGTCGCGTATCCCCTTCCCCACGCCGACCGGCGCAGGCGGTAACCGAGCTCGACCTCGCCCGGCCGGTCGCCGTCCCGCGAGCGCAACTCGAACCACCCGAGAAACGCGCTCCCCGGCTTCTCCTCCGCCGCCCAGAAACCGCCGCCGAGGAATGTCGGCAGCACCCGACTCTCGACCTCCGCGCGCGGCGTGGGTCGGCCGCCGGTGAGCCAGCGCATGACCTCGGGGTCGCTGTCCAGCTCGACCAGGTCGTCCATGTCGGACTCGGCGAACGCCCGCAGCACCAGGCGATCGGTCTCCAGGAACATGTGGGCAACCTAGCCTGACCGCGTCCCCGCGTCAGCCAGTTTTCGCTCCACTCGCTCGACATCGGCGGTACGCCGCTGTTCCCTGAACAACGTGACGGCCCGGCGCCAGTACTCGACGGCCACACCGGTCGCACCGAAGGCATGGTGGGTGTCCCCGAGGCTGGCCAAGGTCCTTGCCTCCTCGTAGGTGTGCCGCAGCTCCCGGAACAGCGCCAGCGCCTCGCCGTAGTGACGCACGGCCTGGTCGTACTCGCCGAGATGCCGCACGATGTACCCGAGGCTGTCCAGGGTCTGCGCCTCCGCCCTGCGATGCCCGTGCCTGCGGCACAACGCGAGCCCTTCCTCGCAGTGGACGCGCGCGGTCTCGAAGTTGCCGAGCTTGGCCTCGAACCAGCCGATGGCGCCGCGCATATCCGCCGCCCACACGTGGTCACCGACCTCCTGGAACAGGCGCAACGAGTGATGCGACTCCGCCAGCGCCCGCTGGTTGTCGCCCGCGAACTCCAACACCACCGCCAGTGCCTGGTGGGCATGCGCCTTGGCACCGAGGTCGCCTGCTTCAGTGAACAACTCGAGGGCGAGCTCGAGGTGTTCGAGCGCCTGCGCCTGCTCCCCCACCCGGGCGTAGGTGTGGCCGATCTCGCGGTGTGCCCAGCCCCGGGCGAAGGGTTCGCCGAGCCGGTCCGCGGCGGCCACCCCGGCAAGCCAGGATTCGAGGCTCTCCTGCGGGTTACCACGCCGCCGGTGGAAGCTACCGAGCACCCAGGCCAGCAACCACACCTGGGCGTCCATGCCCTGTGCGATGGCCGTCTCCTGCGCGGCCAGCAGGCATTCGTGCTCGGTGTCGAACCACGCCGCGGCCGCCGCGGTGCTCGCCGGAACCTCCGGCAGCGCCCCCTCGGCAGGCGGGCCGGGGGCGATCAGCGGTCGCTGCGGGTAGAGCAACCGGTCCGCCGCGTGCGCGGTGTGCAGGTAGAAGTCCACCAGCCTGCGCGCCGCGGTCCGCAACTCCTTCGGCGCACCGGACTCCGTGGCCTGCTCCGCCGCGTAGAGCCGCAGCAGGTCGTGCATCCGGTACCGGCCGGGGACGTGCTGCTGAACCAGGTGCGCCGCCTCCAGCTCGCGCAGCAGTACGCGGGCCCTTTCCGGCGGCAACGCGGCCAGACTGGCGGCCGCCCGCAGGCTGATGTCCGGCCCCTGCACCAGGCCGAGCAGGCGGAACATCCCGGCGGCCGCGGTGCCGAGCGCACGGCAGGACCAGGAGAACACCGCACGCAGGTTCGCGGTCAGCTCCCCGGCGTCGAAAGCGTCCAACCTGGCGGATGCGCCCCGCAGTTCCTCGGCGAGCACGGCGAGCGGGAAGTCCGGGTGGGCGGCGGCACGCGCCACCACGATGCTGACCGCGAGTGGCAACCCGGCGCACCAGCGAACCAGATCGGCGGCCACCGCGGGTTCGCTCAGCACCCGCTCGACGCCGAGCTGCCCGGCCAGCAGCTCGCGCGCCTCCCCCGCGCTCAACACGTCCAGATTGACCAGCCGCCCGCCACGCAACTGCAAGCCGGGCAGTCGTCGGCGGCTGGTGACCAGCGCGGTGCAGGTCTCGCTGCCCGGCAACAACGGCTCGACCTGCGTGGCGTCCCTGGCGTTGTCGAGCACGACGAGCAATCGCTTGCCCGCGACCATGCTGCGGTAGAGCGCCGCCCGCCCGTCCAGATCGGCCGGGATCGCGGCCGCGTCGGCCCCGAGTGCGTCCAGGAAGCCGCGCAGGACCGCCGAGGGCGAACTCGGCTCGCACGAGGGGTCGAAGCCACGCAGGTTGACATGCAACTGCCCGTCCGGGAACCGGTCCAGGTTCCGCTGCGCCCAGTGCACCGCGAGCGCGGTCTTGCCGATACCGCCGGTACCGGCGATCACCACGATCGGCGTGGAGCCGGGCTCCCCGGCGAGCGGCAGCGCGTCGAGCTGCTTCAGCTCGTCGGCACGACCGACGAAGCCGCCCACGTCCGCGGGTAGCTGGCGGGGCATCGGGAAACCGAGGTGCGCCGGCCGCTCGGCGCCCTCGGCGAGCAGCTCGGGGTCCTCCCGCAGAATCCGCTGGTGCAGCTCACCGAGCGTGGCGCCGGGTTCGGTGCCCAGCTCGGCGCGCAACCGCCGGGCGAGCGCGGTGAAGCAGTCCAGCGCCTCGCTGGATCGGCCCACCCGGTACAACGCCAGCATGAGCCAGCGCACCAACGGCTCGGCCAGCGGGTGCTCGGCCACCACGTTGGCCAGCTCGGCCACCACCTCGGCATGCCGTCCCGCCGCCAGTTCGGCTTCGAAGAGGTCACCGAGCAGGCCGAGCCGTTCGCGTTCCAGCCCGTCCCGCACCCGCTCGGCCCAGTCCCCACCGACCCCGGCCAGCGCCGGGCCCCGCCACAACGCGG from Amycolatopsis cihanbeyliensis includes these protein-coding regions:
- a CDS encoding fatty acyl-AMP ligase → MSLAEHPPSDGVVPELRPLTTYLFDRAGSVDPAFTQLDYSTERTGVEHTIGWNELATRVRATAAALADVTTRGQRVAVLAKQDLNYVVGFLGALHAGTIAVPLFAPEASQHGDRLVNALADCTPEVWLTGHGTVDTLRGLADEAPVPMPKQIIAVDAIDEKIGDGFQAPSLDLAEPAYLQYTSGSTRTPAGAVITHRAVVSNTWQGGTAFHVDESWTCAGWIPFFHDMGLIQLLTIPVLFGAHSVFMSPFDFIMRPARWLRQMSGYPNVFAAAPNFAFEYAARKVKDADRQDLDLSGVRAVINGSEPVRATTIAGFQEAFGPYGFPASAHRPSYGLAEATVFVTNTREEGPTVTSFDRAALAGDRAVPVPPGTEGALELVAAGKPHAQLVRIVDPHTRTVRADGAVGEVWIHGPNVADGYWRQSGGEIAQRSEDTFGGSLADPPEGTPGARWLCTGDLGVIHDGLLYITGRIKDLIIIDGKNHYPQDIEVTVQEAHPAIRRDHVAAFAVTTESGEEGAAVVAEYHARNGEDELDPAEVTKAVRRAVSAKHDVKLRGFELVRPGSVLRTSSGKIARAATREKFWSDSSGTGTGGA
- a CDS encoding type I polyketide synthase, with the protein product MSEPDISTDELRRWLVEHVAEAAEVDEVEIDIHLPLDEYGLSSRDAVALSGALEELLDRTLPTTLLWDHPTIDRLAIALTGTGEPSLPPPVLAQPRPEVDATHATDPEDAIAVIGLGCRLPGGVHGPEQFWTLLTEGKDAITEVPPDRWADFGDPPEDVTRKGGFLEDIAGFDATFFGISPREAARMDPQQRILLEVGWEALEHAGIAPGSLRGSDTGVFVGISGTEYGAQSLADLSGVDAWVGTGAALSIAANRLSYVLDLRGPSMAVDTACSSSLTSMHLAVQSLRSGESGLALVGGANLLLGPGITANFDQMGISSADGRCKPFSADADGICRAEGAGMVVLKRLSEARADGDRVLAVVRGCAANSDGRSNGLTAPNPEAQQALLRAAYRQAGVAPAEVDYVEAHGTGTLLGDPIEARALGAVLGADRRADRPLLIGSVKSNLGHLEAAAGIIGLMKVVLALHHRRIPASVNYSAPNPHIEFAELGLDVADAAAPWPTATGALAGVSGFGFGGSNAHVVLQQVQEEPRSQTAPAPARRRFLLGAPDGERLATKARELAGWLAGPEGSAARPADLRHTLARRLDGQYRAAVVAGAGSELIEGLTALAEGVDSPAAVAGVRPSTGRGPVFVFSGHGSQWAGMGRRLLAEEPVFAEAIDRLDPLIEAASGYSLRADLRAGVEAGTMDHVQPLVFGIQVALAELWRSYGVRPAAVIGHSFGEVSAAVVAGAISEADGARIVALRSRLLASLAGDGAMALLEVGAEEAAELVSGLSDVDVAVLSAPNQTVVAGRAATVRRLVSDVESRGLLGKLVKLDVAAHSPIVDSVTGTLAEGLTGLVPGRAEVDFYSTALPDPREMPSFGPSYWAANLRRPVRFAGAVAAAVADGYGTFVEVSPHPVLRHALADNAAPLVLSTLRNSPDETTHFHRQLAELELTGQHTATEAGGGLVDLPRTSWRHRPYWLPPATGAAPSGQHPLLGPHIELPEDTRHVWRADLGTAAQPWLSEHELDGRPVLPGATYVELACAAARTVFDVAVERVTVRGLTMHQPLSLAEHTPVTTTLAPAGTDRGAVSVHTKAADGTWQLHATAEVSIAEGTTVDGYISDVDDHEFSSFPVAELYRRMGTIGLHYGPALTGLRAVRVSRKASDGRVRAVAEIELPESASRHPALRLHPALLDACLQAFAGALVDPRADTVDAVYMPMEFGSVRAFGDLRRGALVHVSVTAPAERAAGLLGELHLVDAEGRVLLEADEVFLRRIGRTELSAPLTDRLLETSWRPAALSGVDSKPEKLLLLPGSGTEPLAEAVTARAGFEVRQAERVDPDERADSVAFLLPRGGEDGLGALADTERVVLEISEAVRILAEGGTRPARLWLVTSGAAAVTGAEAGRPAQAALRGLVRVLTYEHPELRATLVDLDPEATAADNARTLLAELGGGIEDEVAWRAGERHTLRLDRVPSVSPVRDAPVAAADGGYVLTGGLGGLGLLLAHWLAGHGAGRVVLNGRSEPGAAAREEIERIRELGTEVAVVRGDIAEPGVAERLLEAASRNGRRPRGVIHAAAVFDDRTTSRLDPDTLHRSWQAKAYGAWRLHEASRELDLDWWIGFSSAAALHGLPGQPAYATANAYLDALAALRRAEGLPGCTVSWGTWAEVGAAAGLEVPWLHAIDPAEGLAALEAVLAAERVGTGALRLNTPKLVEAFPHLVESPFFGELLAGEAQASPDGDSASAADWAGLATLRTLEPATARAMASTQLRARIASVLGFQPDKLDPATPLAALGVDSLLAVRIRNAVQHDFELALPVSLMLRGACAAEVEEWLFGELGIEDAAAPARTAEPALVPPRDAAERLVASAWGEVLGIDVGVTQDFYGIGGNRQKAEEVTALLVERSGRELTISELFEHPTVERIAQHLREDEPAGGSPVRVLREHGDRTPLFLFHPGGGDTAVYHQLVHLLDTEMPVYGFDRIDGVASVEDRVTHYLPELRAIQPHGPYRVAGWSFGGFLAYEMAQQLRRAGEEVELLAMIDSILPLPNDTGLTEVELLEKRFERFEEFLETSYGRRVSLPYERLARLDDEGQVQLLIDTMLAEGIVNSAVSDAILHHQRTSFLDARSLEHYVPARYPGRVTFFSAADLVPGGLRDQRFDRTDPARGWDAVCPDIEVISVPGHHLSLLDPPNVDLIGKHLDHLLAKVEQAVRSAG